The genomic region TTGGTAGAGAAAGGCTCAGATTCCTATAAGAGTTTGGCTAATCAAGTATTGATCGAACTGAGGGAAATCCATCAGGAGGCGGATTGTCTCAAGTCCTATATCGATGCTGATGTCTACAACCGTATTGACAAAAAGGTTCGTACAGTAAGGGCAAACATCGATGTTCAGCTAGAACGTTTGGATAGAGAAAGTCAGGTAGATCTTGAAAATGCGGAGCCAGAGGAACTAGCTCCAGAATTGTCCCAGACCTTGGCTAATATTGCCATTGACCATCAGGCAATTTTAGATAAGATTGCCACCTCTGCTGAGGGGGATAAGGAAGAATTGACTGCCATTCATAGTTTGAAGATGGAGAAATTCCAAACGATTTTAGAAGGCTATTTAAAGATTAAGGCCAATCCTAAAAACTATAATCGAGCCGAAGAACGTTTGCAACAAGCTAAAGCAGCTATCGAACAATTTGACCTTGAGCTGGACCAAGTCCTGAGAGAACTCAATGAAACAGATATGCGTGATTTTGATATCAGTCTGCGTATCCTAGAAAAAGATCGTAAAGAATAGGTTAGAAACAAAGGAGTAACCATGACAGAATTTAATTTTGATATTGACCAGATTGCCAATAATACGGTAGCTAAGGTGGATAAAACAACCCAAATCATCGAGACAAATACTGGCTCAGACAAGACCTTGACCTTCCTTGAAAAGTTGAGCCCTGAGCAGCAAGAAGGAATCAAGGCGCACGTGCCCCAGTTAGTAGACCAGTTTGTCACCAATCAAAATGCTCTTTTGGATTTTGGACAATCTGCTGTCGAAGGTGTGAATAATACGGTCAATCGTATCTTGTCAGAACAAAAGAAACTGCAGATTCCCCAAGTGGATGATCTACTCAAGAACACCAACCGTGAGTTGCAAGGCTTTGTAGTCAAATACAAGAACGCTGAAATTGCTGAGTTAGAAGAGAAGCCAAACTTTTTGCAACGATTGTTTAACAAGAGCAAGAATACCTTACAGGAATTTTACTTTGACTCAAAAACAGTGGAGCAAAAGCTCGATGGTATGGCTGCCGCAGTGGTCAAGCAAGAAGATGTGCTAGCTCGAAATATCGTCTCTGCTGAGATGTTGATTGAGGACAATACCAAATCCATTGAAAATCTAGTGGGAGTGATTTCCTTTATCGAAGCCAGCCAGACAGAAGCTGGCAATCGTGCTGCCGAACTAAAGGCCCAAGCTGACCAACTTGATACAAGTACGGTAGAATACCAGACCAAGTCTCAAGAATTGGCCCGTATGGCAGAAGTGGTCAATACACTCGAACAACAACATACAGAGTATGTCAGCCGTCTCTATGTGGCCTGGGCAACAACACCTCAGATGCGTAATCTTGTGAAGGTGTCATCTGATATGCGCCAAAAATTGGGCATGCTTCGTCGTAATACGATTCCAACAATGAAGCTTTCTATTGCCCAACTTGGTATTTTGCAACAATCAATGAAATCAGGTGTCGTGGCAGATGCCATTGTCAATGCCAATAATGCTGCCCTTCAGATGCTAGCTGAAACCAGCAAGGAAGTGATTCCGCAGATGGAGAGAATTGCACAAAGCCCGACAGTCGCTGTCGAATCTGTTACCAAACTGGCTGAAAGTCTGGTCGCTCAAAACCAAGGTATCGTCGCAGCAATTGAGTTGGGACGTCAGAAACGTGCCCAACTAGAAACAACCATCGTCAAGTCCGCAGAAATGATCAACGATTCTGTCAAACTACGCGATGAGAAAATCGTTCAAGCCCTTCTAGACCAAGGCAAGGCCGCCCAGAAAGAAGTACAAGAATAACACACAAGTCCCTTGTAAGTATAGCTTGCAAGGGATTTTGGATTTTTCTATATATTCGAACCTCTAATTTATTTCACAAAAAATATAGTCAAAAATGTAGTCATTCGGTTGATTTTTGTTGCAATGTACTGAAATTAACAAAAGAAAAAAACGCTGATTAAGCGTTTTTCTTCTGTATTGATTCGTATTGAATGCTTACTTAACTTCTGTAAACACAACGTGTTTGCGAAGTTTTGGTGAGTATTTCTTCAATTGAAGACGGTCTGGAGTGTTACGTTTGTTTTTAGAAGTAAGGTACAAGCGTTCACCAGATTCTTTGTGTTCAAGTGTAATATTTACGCGCATGGTATCTCCCTTCTATTATTCAGCTGATGCAGCTTTAGCGATTTTACGTCCTTTGTAGTATCCTTTAAGTGATACACGGTGAGAACGTGAGTAATCTCCAGTAGTTTCGTCAAAGTTTACAGATGGAGCTGTTACTTTGTAGTGTGTACGACGTTTGTTTTTCTTCGCTTTTGAAGTGCGACGTG from Streptococcus mitis NCTC 12261 harbors:
- the rpmG gene encoding 50S ribosomal protein L33 — encoded protein: MRVNITLEHKESGERLYLTSKNKRNTPDRLQLKKYSPKLRKHVVFTEVK
- the rpmF gene encoding 50S ribosomal protein L32, with product MAVPARRTSKAKKNKRRTHYKVTAPSVNFDETTGDYSRSHRVSLKGYYKGRKIAKAASAE
- a CDS encoding toxic anion resistance protein, whose product is MTEFNFDIDQIANNTVAKVDKTTQIIETNTGSDKTLTFLEKLSPEQQEGIKAHVPQLVDQFVTNQNALLDFGQSAVEGVNNTVNRILSEQKKLQIPQVDDLLKNTNRELQGFVVKYKNAEIAELEEKPNFLQRLFNKSKNTLQEFYFDSKTVEQKLDGMAAAVVKQEDVLARNIVSAEMLIEDNTKSIENLVGVISFIEASQTEAGNRAAELKAQADQLDTSTVEYQTKSQELARMAEVVNTLEQQHTEYVSRLYVAWATTPQMRNLVKVSSDMRQKLGMLRRNTIPTMKLSIAQLGILQQSMKSGVVADAIVNANNAALQMLAETSKEVIPQMERIAQSPTVAVESVTKLAESLVAQNQGIVAAIELGRQKRAQLETTIVKSAEMINDSVKLRDEKIVQALLDQGKAAQKEVQE